One window from the genome of Acidimicrobiales bacterium encodes:
- a CDS encoding lipid II flippase MurJ, which yields MEPDDPADAVASALPAPSELTTTPDARGAARSRRAEMGRAAATITLWNSVSRVTGFVRVIAIAGALGIATLGDAYQRANEVSNVLFELLAGGLLFAVLVPSFVQLLGDHDTRRARDLGSALVGRGLAALSVVVVVGMAGSHWIMRVLTAGVNDPSRPQQIDLGAFLLVFILPQLLLYAWGSVASAVLQADHRFVATSIAPVFNNILVIATMVAFAIVHDPSRGLSLTGGEKVLLGGGTLAGTLVMTAVPLFALRRCGLGIGVRWHAPDVDLRPLARQGLWGAGHIGLNEVLIGVTIILAGRVDGGVIAYQTAFTFFLLPHALLAHPIFTALFPRLSRQSAPDQRAQFAGDLSLGLRTMLVLLLPAAGLMGAAAPAALSLVRLGQLDASGARLVALVLAGYLVGLAGYSSYYLLTRASYALGDVRRPTVVNAGVTSASIVGMVVATSLGHGVALLVSFGVINAVAVTAGSVALFLLIRHDLAVPVPVAASVGRALTGALIATAAAVVVAVSIGWRGRLHAVAAGAAVAALGPVLYVGFLVVSGAPEIEVFRRRLPARLGGGRAA from the coding sequence GTGGAGCCCGACGATCCGGCCGACGCCGTCGCGTCGGCACTTCCGGCGCCGAGCGAGCTGACCACGACCCCCGACGCCCGAGGCGCGGCCAGGAGCCGCCGCGCAGAGATGGGTCGGGCGGCCGCCACGATCACGTTGTGGAACTCCGTCTCTCGGGTCACCGGCTTCGTGCGCGTCATCGCCATCGCCGGCGCGCTCGGGATCGCGACCTTGGGCGACGCGTACCAGCGAGCGAACGAGGTGTCGAACGTGCTGTTCGAGCTTCTCGCCGGCGGCTTGCTGTTCGCGGTGCTGGTGCCCAGCTTCGTGCAGCTGCTCGGTGACCATGACACCCGCCGGGCGCGCGATCTCGGCAGCGCCCTCGTCGGCCGCGGCCTGGCGGCGCTCAGCGTGGTGGTGGTCGTGGGCATGGCCGGGTCGCACTGGATCATGCGGGTGCTCACCGCCGGCGTGAACGACCCGTCGCGCCCACAGCAGATCGACCTCGGCGCGTTCTTGTTGGTGTTCATCCTCCCGCAGCTGCTGCTGTACGCCTGGGGGTCCGTGGCCAGCGCGGTGCTGCAAGCCGATCACCGCTTCGTGGCCACTTCGATCGCGCCGGTGTTCAACAACATCTTGGTGATCGCCACGATGGTCGCGTTCGCGATCGTGCACGACCCCAGTCGCGGCCTGTCGCTCACCGGCGGGGAGAAAGTGCTCCTTGGCGGTGGGACGCTCGCGGGCACGCTCGTGATGACCGCGGTGCCGTTGTTTGCACTGCGACGGTGCGGGCTCGGCATCGGCGTGCGGTGGCATGCGCCCGATGTCGACCTTCGACCGCTCGCTCGACAAGGTCTGTGGGGCGCGGGCCACATCGGGTTGAACGAGGTGCTGATCGGGGTCACGATCATCCTCGCAGGGCGGGTGGATGGCGGCGTGATCGCCTACCAGACGGCGTTCACGTTCTTCTTGTTGCCACACGCGCTGCTTGCGCACCCGATCTTCACGGCGCTGTTCCCGCGGTTGTCCCGCCAGTCCGCTCCCGACCAACGAGCGCAGTTCGCGGGCGATCTCAGCCTCGGGCTGCGCACCATGCTGGTCCTCTTGCTTCCCGCCGCCGGCTTGATGGGGGCCGCGGCCCCGGCTGCGCTGTCGTTGGTGCGGCTCGGCCAGCTCGACGCGTCGGGCGCCCGGCTGGTTGCGCTGGTGCTCGCCGGCTACCTGGTCGGGCTCGCCGGCTACAGCAGCTACTACCTGCTGACCAGAGCGAGCTACGCGCTCGGCGACGTGCGCCGGCCGACGGTGGTGAACGCCGGTGTCACCAGCGCGTCCATCGTCGGGATGGTCGTCGCCACGTCCCTGGGGCACGGCGTCGCGCTGTTGGTGTCGTTCGGGGTCATCAACGCGGTAGCCGTCACCGCAGGGTCCGTCGCCTTGTTCCTGCTCATCCGTCACGACCTCGCGGTTCCGGTGCCCGTCGCCGCGAGCGTCGGTCGGGCCCTCACAGGTGCACTGATCGCAACCGCTGCTGCGGTCGTCGTCGCGGTATCCATCGGTTGGCGGGGTCGTCTTCATGCGGTCGCAGCGGGCGCGGCCGTGGCAGCACTCGGGCCCGTGCTGTACGTGGGGTTCCTGGTCGTGTCCGGGGCGCCGGAGATCGAGGTCTTCCGACGACGGTTGCCGGCACGGCTGGGCGGGGGGCGCGCGGCGTGA